A stretch of DNA from Planococcus antarcticus DSM 14505:
TCACTTTCATTTCCAGCTGCTTTACATTCAAGCTTTCTTCAATCGTTTCCTCGAATAGTTTTTTCTGCAACTCTGCGTCTTTCACCTGCAAAAGAGCTCTGGCATGCCGTTCAGTCACCAGCCGGTTCAGTAAAGCCGTTTGAATTTCTTCTGGCAATTTCAGCAGCCGCAACTTATTGGCCACCGTAGACTGTCCTTTACCAAGGCGTTGTGCCAGTGCCTCCTGCGTAATCTCCTGTATTTCCAATAGATTTTGATAGGCGTGAGCTTCTTCTATTGAAGTCAGTTCTTCACGTTGAAGATTTTCTATCAACGCGATAGACGCCGTTTCCTTATCGCTCAAATTACGGATGATTGCCGGGACTTCCGTCCAAAGGAGTGATTTCATCGCACGGAAACGCCGTTCTCCGGCAATGATTTCATATTCTCCTTCATTATCGGATTTTCGGACCACAATCGGTTGAATCACCCCATGTACATGAATTGTTCTTGCCAATTCTTCAATCTTTTCTTGATCGAATACTGTTCTTGGCTGAAATTTATTGGCATGTATTTTGTCTAGCGGCAATTTCAGTACTTCTTCTGAAGCCTTGTGTTCTGCCACTTCCTTCTTCGTTGTCTCATTTGCTTTATCGCCGCCTCCGAAGAAACGAGAGAAAGGACTTTTCATCCTCAAGCACCACCTTTTACAAGCTCATTTTGCTACTGAATCTTTTTTTGTTCCCCTGGCAGTAAAATGTTTCACGTGAAACATTAAGAGATTGGCGACTTATTCGGGACTCCAGCTTTCCGTGGATATTTCTTTGGTGTTTGTTTAAATTTTTTAAAGACCTGGATATAGCGTTCACTTTCTTCTATTGGCAACAGGAAGGAATGAATAGCATCCAATTTCACGCCCAGCTTCAGCAATGCTTTTTCCGCATCATCTAATTCATCTGCAGCAGATGCGGCTTTCATTGCCGCAAACACCCCACCTTTTTTCACAAGTGGCACACACAATTCTGCCAAGACCGACAGACGGGCTACAGCACGTGCAGTTACCAAGTCATAGCTTTCACGGTGCAAAGACTGTCCAAAATCTTCTGCTCTTGAATGGACGAATTGCACTTTAGTGAGTCCAAGTTTGCTACTCAAATGCTCGAGAAACTGAATGCGTTTGTTTAAGGAATCCACAATCGTCACTTCGATATGAGGAAAACAAATTTTAAGTGGAATGCTGGGGAATCCGGCTCCAGCTCCGACGTCACAAAGTTTCATGGACTTTGTAAAATCCAAATAGAATGCGGCAGTGATCGAGTCATAGAAGTGCTTTAAGTAAACGGCTGGCTGTTCCGTGATTGCCGTAAGATTCATTTTTTCATTCCATTCGACTAGTTCCTCGTAGTAAATCCGAAATTGCTTTAACTGCTCTTCGGTCAGGAAGATGCCTTTTTCACTGAGGGCATCTTTAAACTGTTGTTCACTCAAGCTGGCTTCCTCCCTCTTTTTTATGAATTTTCTATGTAAAAGCAAATGGGCTGGTGTGAGCCAGCCCATTCTGTTGTCTAGCTTATGCCTTTTTGTTCAAAAAGTTATTATGTCTGTTTAGCAAACTCTTTTATCTTTACGATCAAACTGAAATTTTCGCGATCTTTCCTTGTTCAATATACACCAATAAGATGGATATGTCAGCCGGGTTCACACCAGAGATGCGAGAAGCCTGTGCAATTGAAAGCGGACGAACTTCCGCGAGTTTACCACGGGCTTCAGTCGCAATTCCTGAAATTGCATGGTAATCAATTTTGTCTGGAATCTTTTTGTTTTCCATTTTTTTGAGTTTATCGACTTGTTGCAATGATTTTTCGATATAGCCTTCGTATTTAATATGAATTTCGACTTGTTCTTTTACTTCTTCTTCCAACTCTATCGTAGAGGCTGTCAGCTGAGAAATCATTTCGTAGGTCATTTCCGGACGTTTCAATAAATCCGCTCCGCGAATGCCGTCCTTCAATTCACTGCCTCCTGCATCACGAATCAGTTGCTGGGTCGTTTCATTTGGCTTGATCATGACGCTTCTCAAACGCTTAATTTCTTCTTCAATACGTTCTTTTTTTGCAAGGAATTTCACATAGCGCTCTTCTTTAACCAAGCCAATTGCATAAGCCAGTTCAGTCAGACGTATATCTGCATTGTCGTGACGAAGTAATAAGCGGTATTCTGCACGAGATGTCAACAGACGGTAAGGCTCATTGGTTCCTTTTGTCACCAAATCATCGATCAGTACACCAATATAAGCGTCAGAACGACTTAAAATAACTTCTTCTTTGCCTAACACTTTTGCTGCTGCGTTAATTCCGGCCATCAAGCCCTGTCCCGCTGCTTCTTCGTAGCCAGAGGTTCCATTGATTTGTCCTGCAGTATAGAGATTTTCAATTTTTTTCGACTCTAATGTCGGCCATAATTGCGTTGGAATGATGGCATCATATTCGATAGCATAACCTGCACGCATCATTTCAGCCTTCTCAAGCCCCGGAATGGATTCTAATAGCTTCCGTTGTACATGTTCAGGCAAACTTGTTGAAAGACCTTGTACGTAAACCTCACGCGTATTACGACCTTCGGGTTCTAGGAAAATCTGATGACGTGGTTTATCATTAAAACGAACCACTTTGTCTTCAATTGAAGGACAATAACGTGGACCGGTTCCTTTAATCATTCCGGAATACATCGGTGACAGGTGAAGATTGTCATCAATCACTTGGTGCGTGTGTTCATTTGTATACGTTAACCAGCATGGCAACTGATCCGTGATGTATTCAGTAGTTTCATGACCAAATGCACGTGGTACATCATCGCCGGGCTGAATTTCAGTTTTACTGTAGTCAATACTGTTGCTGTTGACGCGCGGAGGTGTCCCTGTTTTAAAGCGGACAGTTTCAAAACCAAGATTTTCTAGATTTTCTGCCAATTTAATGGAAGGTTGCTGGTTATTAGGGCCACTTGAATAGCGCAGATCTCCAATGATGATTTCACCGCGCAAGAATGTTCCGGTCGTAATAACGACGGAGTTGGCACGGTAAATGCCTCCAACTTGTGTGATCAGTCCTTGGATTTTGCCGTCTTCAACGACCAATTCTTCAGCTATCCCTTGATGTAAGGTTAAGTTCGGCTCTTCTTCCATCAGGCGTTTCATCTCCTGCTGGTAGAGCACTTTGTCAGCTTGTGCACGCAATGCACGCACGGCCGGTCCTTTTGCTGTATTCAACATTCTCATTTGAATGTGTGTTTTATCGATAACGCGCCCCATGGCTCCGCCCAGTGCGTCAATTTCACGTACAACGATGCCTTTCGCTGGCCCACCAATCGATGGGTTGCATGGCATAAATGCGATCATATCCAGATTCATCGTTAAAACAAGCGTTTTAGCGCCCATTCGTGCCGAGGCAAGAGCAGCTTCTGCTCCTGCATGTCCGGCTCCAACAACGATGACATCGAACGTGCCTGCTTCGTATTGTGGCATGTTCGTTCATTCCCTTCGAGTTTTATTTCCCTAGACAGAACTGAGAGAATAATTGGTTGAGGAGGCCGTCATCTGCGGTATCTCCAATAATTTCACCAAGAAGTTCCCAAGTTCGAGTAACATCAA
This window harbors:
- the noc gene encoding nucleoid occlusion protein; protein product: MKSPFSRFFGGGDKANETTKKEVAEHKASEEVLKLPLDKIHANKFQPRTVFDQEKIEELARTIHVHGVIQPIVVRKSDNEGEYEIIAGERRFRAMKSLLWTEVPAIIRNLSDKETASIALIENLQREELTSIEEAHAYQNLLEIQEITQEALAQRLGKGQSTVANKLRLLKLPEEIQTALLNRLVTERHARALLQVKDAELQKKLFEETIEESLNVKQLEMKVTKLFSDEPKKPKARRKAISRDMRIAMNTIKESLNMVSKSGIDLTTEEEEHEEYYQITVKIPKKKS
- the rsmG gene encoding 16S rRNA (guanine(527)-N(7))-methyltransferase RsmG produces the protein MSEQQFKDALSEKGIFLTEEQLKQFRIYYEELVEWNEKMNLTAITEQPAVYLKHFYDSITAAFYLDFTKSMKLCDVGAGAGFPSIPLKICFPHIEVTIVDSLNKRIQFLEHLSSKLGLTKVQFVHSRAEDFGQSLHRESYDLVTARAVARLSVLAELCVPLVKKGGVFAAMKAASAADELDDAEKALLKLGVKLDAIHSFLLPIEESERYIQVFKKFKQTPKKYPRKAGVPNKSPIS
- the mnmG gene encoding tRNA uridine-5-carboxymethylaminomethyl(34) synthesis enzyme MnmG, which encodes MPQYEAGTFDVIVVGAGHAGAEAALASARMGAKTLVLTMNLDMIAFMPCNPSIGGPAKGIVVREIDALGGAMGRVIDKTHIQMRMLNTAKGPAVRALRAQADKVLYQQEMKRLMEEEPNLTLHQGIAEELVVEDGKIQGLITQVGGIYRANSVVITTGTFLRGEIIIGDLRYSSGPNNQQPSIKLAENLENLGFETVRFKTGTPPRVNSNSIDYSKTEIQPGDDVPRAFGHETTEYITDQLPCWLTYTNEHTHQVIDDNLHLSPMYSGMIKGTGPRYCPSIEDKVVRFNDKPRHQIFLEPEGRNTREVYVQGLSTSLPEHVQRKLLESIPGLEKAEMMRAGYAIEYDAIIPTQLWPTLESKKIENLYTAGQINGTSGYEEAAGQGLMAGINAAAKVLGKEEVILSRSDAYIGVLIDDLVTKGTNEPYRLLTSRAEYRLLLRHDNADIRLTELAYAIGLVKEERYVKFLAKKERIEEEIKRLRSVMIKPNETTQQLIRDAGGSELKDGIRGADLLKRPEMTYEMISQLTASTIELEEEVKEQVEIHIKYEGYIEKSLQQVDKLKKMENKKIPDKIDYHAISGIATEARGKLAEVRPLSIAQASRISGVNPADISILLVYIEQGKIAKISV